CGACGCCAGCCTCTTCGCCCAGGCGCTGCTCGACAGGCTCCTCCACAACACCGGCCCGTTCCCCCTCAGCCAGCGCAGCCTGCAACTGATGACCATCCCTAACGAGCCGCCCACCGCCCAGACCGGCGCGACCATCTTCACCCCCGACGGCCAGCCCACCAAGGGCGTCGCCTCCCACGGCCTCGGCTGGGACATCAACACAGCCTTCTCGCGCCCACGCGGCGAAATCTTCCCCATCTCCACCACCGCCAGCCCCGGCTCCTTCGGACACACTGGCTTTACCGGCACCAGCCTCTGGCTCGACCCAGCCTCGAACACCTACGTCATCCTACTGGCCAACTCCATCCACCCCAAGGTCGGCGCGAGCATCTCCCCCCTGCGCGGCCAGGTAGCCACCGCAGCCGCCCGCGCTCTGGGCCTCGGCCCCAACAACGCACCACCGGATGAACGCAGCTTCAACCACCTCATCGACCTGGTCCCCGCCCCTACCACCCTCACCGGCATTGACGTGCTCGAGCAGACCCACTTCGCCGCCCTCCACGAAGCCGCCCTCCGCCACGGCGGCCAACTCCGCATCGGCCTGCTCACCAACCAGTCCGGCCTCGATGCCCAGGGGCGCCGCACCGTCGACGTGCTCGCCCACGCGCTCCCCGAGATCCAGCTCACAACCCTCTTCTCGCCCGAGCACGGCCTCTACGGCCGCCAGGACACCGAGCACCTCGCCGCCGAGCAGGACCCCCTCACCCACCTGCCCGTCATCAGCCTCTACGGCCCCAAGCCCTCGGACAAACACCCCAAACCCAATGACTTAGACGGATTAGACGCCGTGGTCATCGACCTCCAGGACGCCGGAGTCCGCTTCTGGACCTACGAGACCCTCGTCGGCTACTTCCTCGAAGCCGCCTCCCACGCCCACCTCGAGATCATCCTCCTCGACCGCCCCAACCCCATCGCGGGCGCGGTCGAAGGCCCCATCTCCGACTATGGCTTCGAGTCCATCTACACCGACTTCATGCCCATCCCCGTCCGCCACGGCCTGACGCTGGGCGAGCTGGCCCGCTACTTCAACGCCAACGCCTCTGAACTCCCCATCACCGGCGAGATCCCCGCCACTAAACCCGCCCCCGGCCTCCACGCACAGCTCACCGTTGTCCCCATGCGCCACTGGACCCACGCCATGTTCTGGGACGAGACCGGCCTCCCCTGGACCAACCCCAGCCCCAACCTCAAATCCCCTGCTGCCAACGTCCTCTACCCCGGCATCGGCATGGCCGAGCAGACCAACATCTCCATAGGCCGCGGCACCGCCACCCCCTTCGAGCACCTGGGTGCGCCGTGGATCGACGCCCGCCAGCTCGCCGACTACCTGACCGCCCGCCAGATCCCCGGCATCGCCATCACCCCCACCACCCTCACCGTCGCCGAGGACCAGAACCACTACCCCAGCCACGGCCAGACGATCCCCGGCATCGCCTTCCGCGTCACCGACCGCAACCGTCTCGACTCCTGCGAGCTGGGCCTCGAGATCATCGCCGCGCTGCATAAGCTCTACCCAGCCCAGTTCCGCATCGGCCAGGCCAAAAACCTCATCGCCAACGCCGCCACCCTCGCCGCCCTCACTCGCGGCGACGATCCCCGCGCCATCAACGCCACCTTCCAACCCGCGCTTCAGAACTTCCGTACCCAGACCCGCCCGTACCGGATGTACCCCTAAGCGAGAGACAAGAGCAAGGCGAAACGGGGAAAAAGGGATAAAAAAGATAAAGGCGGATAAGGCAAAACAAATCAAGACGGATTAAGACAAATAGGGATAAGTGAATGAGAATCGGACGAGAGTAAATGGATTGTTTTATCTCTCTTATCCTTTTTATCCCTTTTTCCCCGTTTCGCCTTGCTCTTGCCTTTGCCTTATTTACAGAGGCCATAGAGTCCCAAATCAGGTTCCCCGCTCCCTAAGTCTCAAATATTCATTACTTCCCAACGGCTCTTGCATCACAATAGAACAATGCCGCGGATTAATTTTCACCAGCAACTGGCAGCCCTCAAGGACAAGCTCCTCGCCATGGCCGCGCTCTCCCAGCAGGCGCTCGAGTTCTCCGTCGAGGCCTACCTGAACCGCGACCTCGGCCTCTGCGCCCACGTCAAGGAGATCGAGGCCGCCATCAACGCCGCCGAGACCTCGGTCGACGAGATGGCCTACGATCTGCTCGCCAAGGAGCAGCCGATGGCGATCGACCTGCGCTTCATCCTCTCGGTCATCAAGATCAACGGCGACCTCGAGCGCATCGGCGACCAGTCCTCAAACATCGCCCAGCGCGCCATGGCGCTCGACGACAAGCCCGCCATCTCCCTGCCCGTCGATATCGAGGAGATGGGCTCGAAGGTCGGCGTCATGATCCGCAGAGCCATCCAGGCGCTGCTCGAGGCCGACGCCAAGCTAGCCGAAAACGTCATCGCCATGGACGACGAGATCGACGAGATGAACCGCAGCGTCCAGACCGAGCTGATGGAGGTGATGCAGCAGCATCCCCAGGTCGCCGAGCAGAGCCTGAACGCCATCATCATCAGCCGCAACCTCGAGCGGGCGGCCGACCACGCCACCAACATCGCCGAGGACGTCATCTTCTGGATTCGCGGCTCCGACGTCCGCCACAAGTTTTCCCTGTCGCAGGAAGAGTAAGCCCCTTCGGGGGCTGCTCCCTCAGATCGTCAATTAACCGTCAAAATCGCTCATCTCCCCGGCTTTCCCCCTGTCCGAGTACCGCCCGAAAGTTCCAAGACTCTCCCGCCGCCGTATACAATCTCCCCGAAGACCGAATTGTTTCAACACAGGAGAAGTTCCGCTTATGAAGCCGACCCCCGGAAAAATCGCAGGCCTCAAGGCCGTCTCGGACGCCCGCGGCGTCATCGCAGCCGCCGCCATGGATCAGCGCGGCTCGCTGCAGAAATCCCTCTCCAAGGAGCGCGGCAGCGCCGTCAGCGCCGACGACCTGGCCGAGTTCAAGACCCTCGTCACCGACGTCCTCACCCGCCACGCCTCGGCCATCCTGCTCGACCCCGAGTTCGGCCTCGAGGCCGCGAAGAACCGCAACTCCGCCGGCCTACTGCTCGCCTATGAGAAGACCGGCTACGACGCCGCCACTCCCGGCCGCCTGCCCGACCTGCTCGACGTCTGGTCCGTCCGCCGCCTGAAGGAAGCGGGCGCGGACTGCGTCAAGATCCTGCTCTACTACACCCCCTTCGAGAAGACCGCCGTCAACGACCTGAAGCACGCCTGGATCGAGCGCATCGGCGACGAGTGCATCGCGCACGACATCCCCTTCTTCCTCGAGTTCGTCGGCTACGACGCCGAGGGCGGCGATGAGAAGTCCCTGGCCTACGCCAAGAAGAAGCCCGAGATCGTCTCCGGCTCCATGGCCGAGTTCGGCAAGGCCCGCTACAACGTGGACGTGCTCAAGGTCGAGGTCCCGGTCGAGATGGCCTACGTCTCCGGCACCAAGAGCTTCAAGGGCGAAGAGGCCTACACCCGCGCCCAGGCTCTGCAGCACTTCCGCGATGCCGAGACCATGACGCACAAGCCCTTCATCTACCTCTCGGCGGGCGTCTCGAACCCCACCTTCATCGAGACCCTCGAACTGGCGGGCGAGTCCGGCACCAAGTTCAACGGCGTCCTCTGCGGCCGTGCCACCTGGAAGGACGGCATCCCGATCTACGCCAAGCAGGGCGCGGCGGCCTTCAAGGAGTGGCTCGAATCGACCGGCGTCGAGAATATCGGCAACGTCAACAAGGCCCTCGAAGCCGCTACCCCCTGGTACACCAAGTTCGGTGCATCCTCGCTCGCCGAGCTGTAACCCCAATCCGCTCTTCTCCAATGCCGAGGCCATCGCCTCGGCATTGGCATTTAACCTGCAATGGGCTTGCCGCCTACCCGCGTCTCCGGTAAGCTGACACCACGCTCACTCCAATCAGCAATATCCTTCCAACCTGAACCCCTCAGAGCCGTATTCAGGAACTGTATTCATGCTAAGTTTTCGCCTTGTCCCGCTCGCTCTTCTGTGCCTCTCCGCCACTTCTTTCGCCCAGACTTATACAGCCCAGCGTGTCCAGTTCAGCGAG
This is a stretch of genomic DNA from Granulicella sp. WH15. It encodes these proteins:
- the phoU gene encoding phosphate signaling complex protein PhoU, whose protein sequence is MPRINFHQQLAALKDKLLAMAALSQQALEFSVEAYLNRDLGLCAHVKEIEAAINAAETSVDEMAYDLLAKEQPMAIDLRFILSVIKINGDLERIGDQSSNIAQRAMALDDKPAISLPVDIEEMGSKVGVMIRRAIQALLEADAKLAENVIAMDDEIDEMNRSVQTELMEVMQQHPQVAEQSLNAIIISRNLERAADHATNIAEDVIFWIRGSDVRHKFSLSQEE
- a CDS encoding tagatose 1,6-diphosphate aldolase, with product MKPTPGKIAGLKAVSDARGVIAAAAMDQRGSLQKSLSKERGSAVSADDLAEFKTLVTDVLTRHASAILLDPEFGLEAAKNRNSAGLLLAYEKTGYDAATPGRLPDLLDVWSVRRLKEAGADCVKILLYYTPFEKTAVNDLKHAWIERIGDECIAHDIPFFLEFVGYDAEGGDEKSLAYAKKKPEIVSGSMAEFGKARYNVDVLKVEVPVEMAYVSGTKSFKGEEAYTRAQALQHFRDAETMTHKPFIYLSAGVSNPTFIETLELAGESGTKFNGVLCGRATWKDGIPIYAKQGAAAFKEWLESTGVENIGNVNKALEAATPWYTKFGASSLAEL